The DNA sequence GGTTCAACCGCGCTATGGTAGGTGCGAATTTATTCGCACATTCAAGACTGGCCGAATGAATTCGGCCCTACCAAAGGGGGGTTCTGCAGCGGAATCCATATTTATAATTTGTGTTGATTACGTATGAATCCTTCATTACAACAACGCCTGGAACAGCTTGAAGAGGTGCATGCCCGGGTGCGCGTGTGCCGGTTGTGTTACCTCTGGAAAACCAGGCAGAATGCGGTTCCCGGAGAAGGCCCGCTTGACCCGAAGGTGATGTTCATCGGGGAAGGTCCGGGAAAAAAAGAAGACGCGACCGGCCGCCCGTTCATCGGCTATTCGGGCCAGTTTTTAAATGAAGCGCTCGAGCGGATCGGCCTGCGGCGAGATGATGTCTTTATCACGTCGAGCGTCAAATGCCTTCCGGTGAATGGGAGGAAGCCGAAGCCGGTCAGCATCGAGGCCTGTAATCCATATCTCCAATCCCAGTTGCAGTTGGTGCGGCCGCGCCTGATTTGCCTGCTTGGCGGAGTCGCCGCTGAAACGGTGCTGGGGGAGAAATCGATTTCG is a window from the Candidatus Abyssobacteria bacterium SURF_5 genome containing:
- a CDS encoding uracil-DNA glycosylase, translated to MNPSLQQRLEQLEEVHARVRVCRLCYLWKTRQNAVPGEGPLDPKVMFIGEGPGKKEDATGRPFIGYSGQFLNEALERIGLRRDDVFITSSVKCLPVNGRKPKPVSIEACNPYLQSQLQLVRPRLICLLGGVAAETVLGEKSISGIRGKMIERDQYRILATFHPAAARRFKKRRDDFLKDFELLARQV